Genomic window (Vigna unguiculata cultivar IT97K-499-35 chromosome 10, ASM411807v1, whole genome shotgun sequence):
tttctaaaaatgaatgactaaattgaattaaaattttaaaaataaattaattctaattttgaccaaaaaaaacatacttaatcAAGGAAAGTGATTTTAAGAGCATATTTTATCTTCAATATGATGTTGTAAAATAAAGAACAGTAATACCGGTTTATAAAGTTCATGTAAAGTAAAAGTGAATGAGTATTTAAATATAGCATTAATTAACATCATAAGTTGGAAAAGGCATCACGTGAGAAACGACCAAAAAAGCAGTCATCACTTCACTTTGAAATTGTGATAACCATGAAAGAAAGTTAAGTTTGCATTGAGAGTGtaaacaaggaaaaaaaaatgttcataacCCTTCAACTAGACTCAACTCATAGAATCATTATAGCTTTGAAACTCTCATATCTGCTATTTCTCCTTTCTTCAATTCCTAATGCCTTAGGCTACACTAGCAGAGCTCACATCTTCATTTATGCTGGGTGCTCTCAAGAAAAATACCAACCAAACACACCCTTTGAAGCGAACCTCAATTCCTTCTTGTCTTCAGTTTCTGGTTCATCTTCTGAGAATTCCTACAACAGCTTTGCTATTGGAAATGGAAGCTCATCACCAGCAGAGGGATCCATATACGGGTTATACCAGTGCAGGAGTGATTTGAGGCCAAATGAATGCTCAAAATGTGTTAAAAGTTGTGTTGACCAGATAGGGTTGGTGTGTCCCTTGGCACTAGGGGCATCTCTGCAACTTGAAGGGTGTTATATCAGATATGAGCATGGTGATTTCCTTGGAAAACCTGACACGAGCCTTTGGTACAAGAAGTGTAGTAAAGCGGTGACAAGTGATGCTGAGTTCTTGAGGCGTAGGGATGATGTTCTTTCTGATTTGCAAGCAGTGAATGGATTTGGAGTGAGTAGTTCTGGTTTTGCTGAAGGGTTTGCACTGTGTTTGGGAGATTTGAGTGTGGCTGATTGCTCCTCGTGCCTTCAAGCAGCAGTGGGAAAGCTTAGGAGCATTTGTGGTTCAGCAGCATCAGCTGATGTGTTCTTGGCTCAATGTTATGCTCGCTACTGGGAAGCTGGCTACTATGATCAAGCAGGTTCGTTTCATTTCTTATAttcttatgttttcatttcaaaataggacaatatttttatgcagaaaagtGTTTTATGCTTGATATTGGAAAATGCACACTGCAATTCCTGTgttctttaacttttattacttttggTTAAATCTATGAAAACACTTGTTATGTTATTCTCTATCTGTGCTTGTTAGAGTATCGGTTCACTAGAGAACCTTACATTTCTTCctataccttcttcttttttcttagtGTCATAGTTTGACAGAAAGCTGAGTTTGTGTATTAATTAAAGATGAGATGACATGGAATCCAATGACAAAAATCTTTTGATCTCAAatactttttaaagttttacacTCCTTACTTCTCATTTTATTCTATCTATGATGTAATATTctctaaaacattaaaaaataataaatacattagTGAATAGACAGTTTTAATTAAAGTATTCTTACATATAATGATTTGTAATTATTGcatatttaaataatagttATGACATATCTTTTAATAAACTCGCGTAATGCACCCATAATTGTAGAATTTCTCCCATGTATTCAGCTCATAGCATAAAAGgatttaatttattgtaaatatttatttgggatgatattgaaataaaactatACTATTACTTTGCAAATATAAATGAAAgtgaatttgaaaaattataaaaaaaaaaatatataaacacacataGACTGAATAGAGGGAGTACACACCTCCCTTCTCAtacataagaagaaaaaaacattgaattcacgtatgttaaagaaaatatattcaaatgaattaaatttaactaatatcttaattcttttcttaaaatgtttttcttgtaaaatgaaaaaataaatagtgtaATAGTGTAACTTTAGAGTattttagaaagaaagaaatttaagaaaaatatttaaggaaaaatgtgatttttttcttataaatgaaaaaaaaggatgtgataattttgaaaaatcttcaTGCATAGTTACCAatgattttgattattgttttggTGCAACTTTATGTTTTTGTGTAGAATCTTCTAATGAGGATGACCAAGTGGGAAAATCAGTTGCCATTATGGTGGGAGTGCTTGCTGGTTTAGCCATTATTGTTGTCCTTCTCTCAATCTGCAGAAGAGCATTTGGTATATCACTTTAATTTCTTAATCTTCTATAATGCTTATAATAATGaagctttcattttttttttcattataaattttctGTAGAAATATTACTAGAGAaggattcaattaaaaaataaatataagctgaaaaatc
Coding sequences:
- the LOC114166560 gene encoding plasmodesmata-located protein 8-like isoform X1 yields the protein MFITLQLDSTHRIIIALKLSYLLFLLSSIPNALGYTSRAHIFIYAGCSQEKYQPNTPFEANLNSFLSSVSGSSSENSYNSFAIGNGSSSPAEGSIYGLYQCRSDLRPNECSKCVKSCVDQIGLVCPLALGASLQLEGCYIRYEHGDFLGKPDTSLWYKKCSKAVTSDAEFLRRRDDVLSDLQAVNGFGVSSSGFAEGFALCLGDLSVADCSSCLQAAVGKLRSICGSAASADVFLAQCYARYWEAGYYDQAESSNEDDQVGKSVAIMVGVLAGLAIIVVLLSICRRAFGGCNLLVHKVDLSSPSRKGCKIT
- the LOC114166560 gene encoding plasmodesmata-located protein 8-like isoform X2, yielding MFITLQLDSTHRIIIALKLSYLLFLLSSIPNALGYTSRAHIFIYAGCSQEKYQPNTPFEANLNSFLSSVSGSSSENSYNSFAIGNGSSSPAEGSIYGLYQCRSDLRPNECSKCVKSCVDQIGLVCPLALGASLQLEGCYIRYEHGDFLGKPDTSLWYKKCSKAVTSDAEFLRRRDDVLSDLQAVNGFGVSSSGFAEGFALCLGDLSVADCSSCLQAAVGKLRSICGSAASADVFLAQCYARYWEAGYYDQAESSNEDDQVGKSVAIMVGVLAGLAIIVVLLSICRRAFG